The Gallus gallus isolate bGalGal1 chromosome 5, bGalGal1.mat.broiler.GRCg7b, whole genome shotgun sequence region TTCCTCTCCTTGTTCCCTCCGTGGTTCACCACCACTGCCTTTGAGCAGCCAAACAAAACGTATAGCACAACATCATGATGCCTGGGGCGAGCTGCGGACTTCACCTAAGGAGGCTGTCTTAtaggacagaaataaaacagaacaatgaATGTCGTAAGCCCAGAATTTGTCCAGCACAGCTAGCCTTTCCCTCACCCACCAGCAGTGGTTGGGGTGGTTTCCCCCACCCAAAAACTTCTGGAGCCCCTTGCCTGGCACATCAGTTGtggggcagctcctgggagcAGCCCGCAGCTTTGAACACTTCGGGGATGTGGCTGTCCAGTTTGGAGATGATTTTGTAAATAGGTTTCTTCCAGGAGGGGTCGGCATCCCTGCCTGCCCGCACGGCACTGAAGAACTCCTGCAGCGTCAGGCTGGCCACCTCCAGGAAGCAGCTGGGCACCTGCGGACAGATGGGTGGGTGGGGCCCCAGCAGGTGGGcccctcaccccacaccccGGCCCCTCACCTGGAAGTCGTTCCCCTTGTTGTAGTGCATGTTGAGGGCGCGGAAGAGCTCTGAGTCCCGTGAGACGCGAAGGGCTGCGGCCTCTGCGACGCCCTCCAGCAGGGCCTGCCGGGCAAACTTCTCCACCTGGATGTAGTAGAACTCACGGAAGTTGCTGAACCACTTGATGAGCTGGGAGTTGATGCAGCGGCTGAACTGTCCGGGCACGGTGGAGAGGTGGGCTCTCAACAAACCAGCACTGAAATCCCACGCCCCTCGATCCCACCCTGCATCCCACAGCAGGTCTACCTGCACGTCGAGGAAGTAGGACCTCAGCAGAGCCGAGCTGGGGTAGCGGGTGAAGAAGAACATCAGCTTGGCCTTCTTCAGGTGGCCAGGGGTCAGAGCCTCCTAGATGTGGGCTTGGAGTCAAGGAAAGTCTGCACACGGCAGCTCTGGTCTGCCATAGCCCATCCCTACAGCCTGGTGTCACAGGATGGCTGAGGAGGgtcccagagcagggtgcccaggcccacatccaggtggcttttggaaatctccaaggaggagactctacagcctctgggaaacctgtgccAGGACAgttaaaacaaattaacaaggacattatccaaatgcctcttggATGTTGACAGGTGTGGGGCATCAGCCACCTTTCTAGGAAGgttgttccagtgtttgaccagTCAGTATTTAAGTAGTGGAGTGGAGAGTTGGCTTTTTCCATCAGCGTCCCTGAGGAGCCAGGCCACTCCATCTGCCCCAAAGGATACGTAGGTAGGGGTGAGGGTTGTTCTGTTCCCCTCCACTGTGCCTGGGCCCAGGGGCCTCACTGCCAACGGCCGCAGCTTGGTGACTGCCCAGCATGCATCTGGGGGCTCCAGGGGCCACCTCTCTGAGGCAGTAGGGCTGCCCCAGTGGTTGTGCGGGGTGTAGACCAGCAGCTGGCCCAGCAGCTGACTGTCCTGTACTGCCGGGGCAGCTGAGCCTGGCCTGTGACCCACACTGGGTGCCTGATGGGGGTTTCTGACGCCCTCCGGGCTGAAGGATCTGACCTGAGACCTCTTCCCCAATGATAGTGATGGTGCCTCTGGCCGAGGTGAGCCCAGGGTGCTCGGGGAAGGTGCCTTAGCAAGTGGTTTTCTGCCTTTCCCAGCAGGAAAACACTCTCCCCTGGCATCTGGCCCTAGCTCTAGCTGCTGCTGTAGGAGATGGCCGGCTGCCTTTGGCCACAGAGTCTTCAAGACGGAGTCCACCACACGGGACGTCATTCCAGCCAGCTCGTGCTTCAGGGCCTGAGAGAGCACCCTGGCCACTGAGGGCAGAACACCTGCACTGCCTCCGCCTTCTTCATCCTCCCCCACACTGGGCCCATCCGCTTCCAGGATGCTCTCCCAAAAAGTGGCTGCGTGTGGATGGTGGGTGGTGGCAACACCAACCCTGTCCACTCTGTCTCCAGCTTTCTCAGGGAGCAGCTGCACTTTCTCAGCACCTTCCTGGCTTTGGGCAGAATCCCCAGAGTCACAGACGTGGGAGAACCTCTTCTGAAGacacctcagctgctgctctagaaagcagagctgctccctcaGCTGTTGGCACTCTGCTGTGTGGAGGCTGCCTGTGGCAGGTGCCCCTTGCCCAGCCACCCTCAcaccctgctgctgggacaccCTCGGCTTCCTCTTGCCCTGGTGGGGCACTTCCCcgcccctctccctgccctgccccaaaCCTCCCTCCTTGCCCATATACGAGGCCTGGTGGGCTGGAGGGAGGCTCATGCCTTGGATGATGCTCTCCACTCTAGCCCTCTTGGCTTGTAGGTACTCGTCAgagagctgctccccatcagttGCACAGGGCACGGGAGCAGGGCCACAGGTTCTGGTGACAGCCAGGGCTTGTGCTGCTTCTCTGAGAGGCACACCAAATTCGTAGCCCCGGGGCAGCTCCgctgcagaggaagggaaaagggtgCATGGATCTAGGCTCCTGCTAACTGCTGCTTGGCTGAGCAGCTGTGACATGAGGGATGAGCTAGGGGAAGGCAACAGAGAGTCCCTCTGGAAACTGGGCTCTGTTTTCAGCCCTTGGCTGTGCCTTGTGGTAGTACAGCCTCTGTCCTGCTCAGGGGCAGTCCTGCCATTCCTCGTGTCCTCTTTCTGTCTGGGCACCAGTGAGCTACCCTGCAGCTGATAGGGGATCATTTCCAGGGACAGACTGGCGGGCGTTCCCAGCGATGCTTCTGCCAGCTAGAGGTACAGAgctgaagaaagagcaaaatatcACTTGGCAGAACCAAATACACGTACCCTCCATGCATGCTGACATGACAGATTTGCCCAGCTCCCACCTGACAGCAGGCATTTGTGGTGCCTGGAGCCCATTTGCAACGGTTTGGGCCTTGAATGTGCCCGGTAGTGAGGGCTCTCTGCACCACAGCTTTGCCCCGGAAGGGTTGGAGATCCATCTCACTGTGCCTTGACCACAGCTTCTCCCCTGCCCCCAGGAAACAGGAGCTTCAGGTGTGTGGGGCATAGGCACATAGTGATAAACAGAAAGGGAGATCACCTTTGGCAAGAGTCCCCTTTGAGCTCGTGGACTGTGGTACAAGGGCACTGAGCACCAGATAGAGCCTTCCCTCCAGGTGCACCTAGACAAAGGTGTTTGCAGCTGCCACTGGGCACTGTCAGGATGCCCGGGAATAGGGACAGCA contains the following coding sequences:
- the PROX2 gene encoding prospero homeobox protein 2 isoform X2 yields the protein MIPYQLQGSSLVPRQKEDTRNGRTAPEQDRGCTTTRHSQGLKTEPSFQRDSLLPSPSSSLMSQLLSQAAVSRSLDPCTLFPSSAAELPRGYEFGVPLREAAQALAVTRTCGPAPVPCATDGEQLSDEYLQAKRARVESIIQGMSLPPAHQASYMGKEGGLGQGRERGGEVPHQGKRKPRVSQQQGVRVAGQGAPATGSLHTAECQQLREQLCFLEQQLRCLQKRFSHVCDSGDSAQSQEGAEKVQLLPEKAGDRVDRVGVATTHHPHAATFWESILEADGPSVGEDEEGGGSAGVLPSVARVLSQALKHELAGMTSRVVDSVLKTLWPKAAGHLLQQQLELGPDARGECFPAGKGRKPLAKAPSPSTLGSPRPEAPSLSLGKRSQVRSFSPEGVRNPHQAPSVGHRPGSAAPAVQDSQLLGQLLVYTPHNHWGSPTASERWPLEPPDACWAVTKLRPLAVRPLGPGTVEGNRTTLTPTYEALTPGHLKKAKLMFFFTRYPSSALLRSYFLDVQFSRCINSQLIKWFSNFREFYYIQVEKFARQALLEGVAEAAALRVSRDSELFRALNMHYNKGNDFQVPSCFLEVASLTLQEFFSAVRAGRDADPSWKKPIYKIISKLDSHIPEVFKAAGCSQELPHN
- the PROX2 gene encoding prospero homeobox protein 2 isoform X1; its protein translation is MIPYQLQGSSLVPRQKEDTRNGRTAPEQDRGCTTTRHSQGLKTEPSFQRDSLLPSPSSSLMSQLLSQAAVSRSLDPCTLFPSSAAELPRGYEFGVPLREAAQALAVTRTCGPAPVPCATDGEQLSDEYLQAKRARVESIIQGMSLPPAHQASYMGKEGGLGQGRERGGEVPHQGKRKPRVSQQQGVRVAGQGAPATGSLHTAECQQLREQLCFLEQQLRCLQKRFSHVCDSGDSAQSQEGAEKVQLLPEKAGDRVDRVGVATTHHPHAATFWESILEADGPSVGEDEEGGGSAGVLPSVARVLSQALKHELAGMTSRVVDSVLKTLWPKAAGHLLQQQLELGPDARGECFPAGKGRKPLAKAPSPSTLGSPRPEAPSLSLGKRSQVRSFSPEGVRNPHQAPSVGHRPGSAAPAVQDSQLLGQLLVYTPHNHWGSPTASERWPLEPPDACWAVTKLRPLAVRPLGPGTVEGNRTTLTPTYEALTPGHLKKAKLMFFFTRYPSSALLRSYFLDVQVDLLWDAGWDRGAWDFSAGLLRAHLSTVPGQFSRCINSQLIKWFSNFREFYYIQVEKFARQALLEGVAEAAALRVSRDSELFRALNMHYNKGNDFQVPSCFLEVASLTLQEFFSAVRAGRDADPSWKKPIYKIISKLDSHIPEVFKAAGCSQELPHN